In Cedecea neteri, a single genomic region encodes these proteins:
- a CDS encoding DNA polymerase III subunit psi, whose product MTSPSRRDWQLQQLGITQWMLRRPTALQGEIAVSLPAGVRLVMVAETLPALNDPLVKDILRSIALSPEQVMQLTPERAAMMPPDSRCNSWRLGVEQPLTLNGAQLASPALDELYHNGNARQALWQQICEHEHDFFPDAE is encoded by the coding sequence ATGACTTCCCCTTCCCGACGCGACTGGCAGTTACAGCAACTGGGTATTACCCAGTGGATGCTGCGCCGTCCGACGGCTTTACAGGGCGAAATTGCGGTTTCTTTGCCCGCTGGCGTGCGTTTAGTGATGGTGGCTGAGACGCTACCCGCCTTGAACGATCCGCTGGTGAAGGATATTTTACGCAGCATAGCGTTAAGCCCCGAGCAAGTAATGCAACTGACGCCGGAACGCGCGGCAATGATGCCGCCCGATAGCCGCTGCAATAGCTGGCGCCTGGGCGTGGAGCAACCGCTGACGCTAAACGGCGCGCAGCTCGCGTCCCCTGCGCTTGACGAGCTTTATCACAATGGCAACGCGCGACAGGCGCTGTGGCAACAGATTTGCGAACATGAACACGATTTCTTCCCTGACGCCGAATGA
- the rimI gene encoding ribosomal protein S18-alanine N-acetyltransferase: protein MNTISSLTPNDLADAYAIEQRSHAFPWSEKTFASNQGERYFNLRLDVDGKLAAFAVTQVILDEATLFNIAVDPAYQRQGLGKALLEHLIAELEKRDVFTLWLEVRASNVGARTLYESLGFNEATVRRNYYPAKEGREDAIVMALPLG, encoded by the coding sequence ATGAACACGATTTCTTCCCTGACGCCGAATGATTTGGCGGACGCGTATGCCATTGAGCAGCGTAGTCATGCTTTTCCCTGGAGTGAAAAAACCTTTGCCAGCAACCAGGGCGAGCGCTATTTCAATTTACGGCTGGACGTTGACGGCAAACTTGCCGCTTTTGCGGTGACGCAGGTCATTCTCGATGAAGCCACGCTGTTTAACATTGCGGTCGATCCGGCGTATCAGCGGCAAGGACTTGGGAAAGCGCTGCTTGAGCATCTTATTGCAGAGCTTGAAAAACGGGATGTCTTTACGCTGTGGCTGGAGGTGCGCGCCTCTAACGTTGGGGCGAGAACCTTGTACGAAAGCCTGGGCTTTAACGAAGCGACGGTGCGTCGCAATTATTATCCTGCAAAAGAAGGTCGGGAAGACGCAATCGTGATGGCGCTTCCCCTCGGTTAA
- the yjjG gene encoding pyrimidine 5'-nucleotidase — protein MNWDWILFDADETLFTFDAFGGLQRMFLDYSVTFTADDFQEYQAVNKPLWVDYQNGAITALQLQLRRFEDWAGRLNVPSAELNDAFLSAMAEICAPLPGAVSLLNALKGKAKLGIITNGFTALQQIRLERTGLRDYFDLLVISEQVGVAKPDRRIFDYTFEQMKQPPRDRVLMVGDTAESDILGGINAGIATCWLNAHGRTAPEGIEPTWQVTSLSELEQLLCKP, from the coding sequence ATGAACTGGGACTGGATTTTATTTGATGCGGACGAAACGCTGTTTACCTTTGACGCGTTCGGCGGTTTGCAGCGCATGTTTCTCGATTACAGCGTGACCTTTACCGCAGATGATTTCCAGGAGTACCAGGCGGTAAACAAGCCGCTGTGGGTCGACTACCAGAATGGCGCGATTACCGCGTTGCAGCTGCAGCTCAGACGTTTTGAGGACTGGGCAGGGCGGCTGAATGTGCCGTCAGCAGAGTTGAATGATGCCTTTTTATCCGCCATGGCCGAAATTTGTGCCCCGCTGCCTGGCGCGGTTTCTCTCCTGAATGCGCTGAAGGGCAAAGCGAAACTTGGCATCATCACCAACGGCTTTACCGCGCTGCAGCAGATCCGCCTTGAACGCACTGGCCTGCGTGACTATTTCGACCTGCTGGTGATTTCCGAGCAGGTAGGGGTCGCCAAACCCGACCGCCGCATTTTCGACTATACCTTCGAGCAGATGAAACAGCCGCCGCGCGACCGCGTTTTGATGGTTGGCGACACGGCAGAATCCGACATTCTGGGCGGTATCAACGCCGGGATAGCAACCTGCTGGCTGAACGCCCACGGGCGCACCGCGCCGGAAGGGATTGAACCGACCTGGCAGGTCACCTCGCTAAGTGAACTGGAGCAACTGCTGTGTAAGCCATGA
- the prfC gene encoding peptide chain release factor 3, with product MTLSPYLQEVAKRRTFAIISHPDAGKTTITEKVLLFGQAIQTAGTVKGRGSSQHAKSDWMEMEKQRGISITTSVMQFPYRDSLVNLLDTPGHEDFSEDTYRTLTAVDCCLMVIDAAKGVEDRTRKLMEVTRLRDTPIITFMNKLDRDIRDPMEVLDEVERELKIGCAPITWPIGCGKLFKGVYHLYKDETYLYQTGKGHTIQEVRIVKGLNNPELDAAVGEDLALQLREELELVQGASNEFDHELFLAGEITPVFFGTALGNFGVDHMLDGLVEWAPAPMPRKTDTRLVEAADEKFTGFVFKIQANMDPKHRDRVAFMRVVSGKYEKGMKLRQVRIGKDVIISDALTFMAGDRSHVEEAYPGDIIGLHNHGTIQIGDTFTQGEMMKFTGIPNFAPELFRRIRLRDPLKQKQLLKGLVQLSEEGAVQVFRPIANNDLIVGAVGVLQFDVVVARLKSEYNVEAIYESVNVATARWVEGNDVKKFEEFKRKNEVQLALDGGDNLTYIAPTMVNLNITQERYPDVTFRKTREH from the coding sequence ATGACTTTGTCTCCTTATTTGCAAGAGGTGGCTAAACGCCGCACTTTTGCCATTATCTCTCACCCGGATGCCGGTAAAACGACCATCACCGAAAAGGTGCTGCTGTTCGGACAGGCGATCCAGACCGCCGGGACGGTAAAAGGCCGTGGCTCAAGCCAGCACGCCAAATCCGACTGGATGGAGATGGAAAAACAGCGTGGGATCTCAATCACCACCTCGGTGATGCAGTTCCCGTATCGCGACAGCCTGGTTAACCTGCTGGACACCCCGGGGCACGAAGACTTCTCCGAAGATACCTACCGTACCCTGACCGCCGTCGACTGCTGCCTGATGGTTATCGATGCCGCGAAAGGCGTAGAAGATCGTACCCGCAAGCTGATGGAAGTTACCCGTCTGCGCGACACGCCGATCATCACCTTCATGAACAAACTGGACCGCGACATTCGCGATCCAATGGAAGTGCTGGATGAGGTTGAGCGCGAGCTGAAGATTGGCTGTGCGCCAATCACCTGGCCAATCGGCTGCGGCAAGCTGTTCAAAGGGGTCTACCATCTTTATAAAGATGAAACCTACCTCTACCAGACCGGTAAAGGCCATACGATCCAGGAAGTGCGCATCGTGAAAGGGTTGAATAACCCGGAACTCGACGCAGCCGTCGGGGAAGATCTTGCTCTGCAGCTGCGCGAGGAGCTGGAGCTGGTGCAGGGGGCTTCCAACGAATTCGATCACGAACTGTTCCTGGCCGGTGAAATTACCCCGGTATTCTTCGGCACCGCGTTGGGCAACTTCGGCGTAGACCACATGCTGGATGGCCTGGTGGAGTGGGCCCCGGCTCCGATGCCGCGTAAAACCGACACGCGTTTGGTGGAAGCCGCGGACGAGAAGTTCACCGGCTTTGTCTTTAAGATCCAGGCCAACATGGACCCGAAACACCGTGACCGCGTCGCCTTTATGCGCGTGGTGTCCGGTAAGTATGAAAAAGGCATGAAGCTGCGCCAGGTGCGTATCGGGAAAGACGTCATTATTTCTGACGCGCTGACCTTTATGGCCGGGGATCGTTCTCACGTGGAAGAAGCTTATCCTGGCGATATCATCGGCCTGCACAACCACGGCACCATTCAGATCGGTGATACCTTTACCCAGGGCGAAATGATGAAGTTCACCGGTATTCCGAACTTCGCCCCGGAACTGTTCCGTCGCATTCGCCTGCGCGACCCGCTGAAGCAGAAGCAGTTGCTTAAAGGCCTGGTTCAGCTTTCTGAAGAAGGCGCGGTGCAGGTGTTCCGCCCGATTGCCAACAACGACCTGATCGTGGGCGCGGTAGGGGTTCTGCAGTTCGACGTGGTCGTCGCTCGCCTGAAAAGCGAATATAACGTGGAAGCGATTTACGAATCGGTGAACGTGGCGACGGCGCGTTGGGTTGAAGGGAATGACGTTAAGAAGTTTGAAGAATTCAAACGTAAAAACGAAGTTCAGCTGGCGCTGGATGGCGGCGATAACCTGACCTACATCGCCCCGACAATGGTAAACCTGAACATTACTCAGGAACGTTACCCTGACGTGACCTTCCGTAAAACGCGCGAGCACTAA
- the osmY gene encoding molecular chaperone OsmY, whose protein sequence is MTTTKISKTLLAVVLGSVLASTSAFAEDTLLNKTESTADSAGKKIDSSMTKVGNFMDDSGITAKVKAALVDDKNIKSTDISVKTDNKVVTLSGFVESQAQAEQAVATAKKVEGVTSVSDKLHVRDAKTQSVKGYAGDAATTSEIKAKLLADSIVPSRHIKVETTDGVVQLSGEVKSAAQSEKAESIAKAVEGVKSVKNDLKVK, encoded by the coding sequence ATGACTACGACTAAGATTTCAAAAACTCTGCTGGCGGTTGTGTTGGGCTCTGTACTGGCAAGCACCAGTGCCTTTGCGGAAGACACTCTGCTCAATAAAACGGAATCTACCGCTGATAGTGCAGGGAAAAAAATCGATAGCTCAATGACTAAAGTCGGTAATTTCATGGACGACAGCGGCATCACAGCGAAAGTTAAAGCCGCGCTGGTTGACGATAAAAACATTAAAAGTACCGATATTTCGGTCAAAACCGACAATAAAGTGGTCACCCTGAGCGGTTTTGTTGAAAGCCAGGCGCAGGCGGAGCAGGCCGTCGCCACGGCGAAAAAAGTGGAAGGCGTGACCTCGGTGAGCGACAAACTCCACGTTCGTGACGCGAAAACGCAGTCGGTGAAAGGTTATGCCGGGGATGCGGCCACGACCAGCGAGATCAAAGCGAAATTGTTAGCCGACAGCATTGTGCCGTCGCGCCATATAAAAGTTGAAACCACTGACGGTGTGGTTCAGCTGTCCGGCGAAGTGAAGTCTGCCGCCCAGTCTGAGAAGGCTGAAAGCATTGCCAAAGCTGTTGAAGGCGTGAAAAGCGTTAAAAACGATCTGAAAGTGAAGTAA
- a CDS encoding DUF1328 domain-containing protein has protein sequence MFRWGIIFLVIALIAAALGFGGLAGTAAGAAKIVFIVGIILFLVSLFMGRRRP, from the coding sequence ATGTTTCGTTGGGGCATTATTTTTCTGGTTATAGCGTTGATCGCTGCGGCCCTGGGCTTCGGTGGTCTGGCCGGTACCGCAGCAGGTGCTGCAAAAATTGTCTTTATCGTCGGGATCATTCTGTTCCTGGTCAGTCTGTTTATGGGGCGCAGACGTCCTTAG
- a CDS encoding patatin-like phospholipase family protein, which produces MGNRIPVTLGNIAPLATKSFRPGKLALICEGGGQRGIFTAGVLDEFMRAEFNPFDLFLGTSAGAQNLSAYVCNQPGYARRVITRFTTTRDFFNPLRFARGGHLIDLDWLIESTAARLPLSMSSADPLFEQGKEFFMCACRSDDYAANYFSPTADTWLNLLKASSAIPGFYRSGVEIDGISYQDGGISDAVPVREAVKRGADTLVVIRTVPSQMYYTPQWFKHMERWLGDSSLQPLLNLVQHHEESYREIQNFIEKPPGKLRIFEIYPPKALLSSALGSRLPSLTADYQTGRLCGRYFLATIGKLLVAKPPLRRHLPRINTPGPLVIPPAAAANESLVKPISPGLQANDAAFDNEDLA; this is translated from the coding sequence GTGGGAAATCGTATACCCGTTACGCTCGGCAATATTGCGCCGCTGGCGACTAAATCTTTTCGTCCTGGAAAACTCGCTCTGATTTGTGAAGGGGGCGGGCAGCGCGGGATCTTTACGGCCGGGGTTCTGGACGAATTTATGCGAGCGGAATTCAACCCCTTTGATCTGTTCCTTGGCACCTCAGCCGGGGCGCAGAATCTCTCCGCTTATGTGTGTAATCAGCCGGGATACGCACGCCGCGTCATTACGCGCTTTACGACGACGAGGGATTTCTTCAATCCGCTACGCTTTGCGCGCGGGGGGCATCTGATCGATCTCGACTGGCTGATTGAGTCGACCGCCGCCAGACTGCCGCTGTCGATGTCCAGCGCCGACCCGCTGTTTGAGCAGGGAAAAGAGTTCTTTATGTGCGCCTGCCGCAGTGATGACTATGCGGCGAATTACTTTTCGCCGACCGCGGATACCTGGCTAAATTTGCTGAAAGCCTCCAGTGCCATTCCCGGTTTTTATCGCTCAGGCGTGGAGATTGACGGCATCAGCTATCAGGACGGCGGCATCAGCGATGCGGTACCGGTGCGGGAAGCGGTTAAGCGCGGGGCGGATACGCTGGTGGTCATTCGTACCGTACCTTCACAGATGTACTACACGCCGCAGTGGTTTAAACATATGGAGCGCTGGCTGGGCGACAGCAGTCTGCAGCCGCTTTTGAACCTGGTGCAGCACCACGAAGAAAGCTACCGTGAGATCCAAAACTTCATTGAGAAGCCGCCAGGTAAACTGAGAATCTTCGAGATTTATCCCCCGAAAGCGCTATTAAGCAGCGCGCTCGGCAGCCGCCTGCCTTCGTTGACGGCGGATTATCAAACGGGGCGCTTGTGCGGGCGCTATTTCCTGGCCACCATTGGCAAACTGCTGGTGGCTAAGCCACCGTTAAGGCGCCATTTGCCGCGTATTAATACGCCAGGCCCGTTGGTTATTCCCCCTGCTGCGGCGGCAAATGAATCGCTGGTTAAACCGATTAGCCCTGGCCTGCAGGCGAATGATGCGGCGTTTGATAATGAGGATCTTGCGTGA
- a CDS encoding TatD family hydrolase, whose protein sequence is MSFTFYDTHCHFDFPPFTGDEEHSLSLAAEAGVRKIIVPAIEAERFNRVLALAQSYPALYAALGMHPIVIEKHDETGLAALEDLLQQKPEKLIAIGEIGLDLYREDPQFDRQEFILSEQLKLAKRYDLPVLLHSRRTHDKLALHLKRYNLPRTGVVHGFAGSLQQAERFIAMGYRIGVGGTITYPRASKTRDVMARLPLSSLLLETDAPDMPLNGWQGQPNRPERAAKVFDALCELRPEPAEIIANALKNNADELFAF, encoded by the coding sequence GTGAGTTTTACGTTCTACGACACCCATTGCCACTTTGATTTTCCCCCCTTTACCGGGGATGAAGAGCACAGTCTCTCGCTGGCCGCTGAGGCTGGGGTGCGTAAAATTATTGTGCCCGCAATAGAAGCAGAACGTTTCAATCGCGTACTCGCGCTGGCGCAGAGCTACCCGGCGCTTTATGCCGCCCTGGGCATGCATCCGATAGTGATTGAAAAGCATGATGAAACAGGGCTGGCCGCGCTAGAAGATCTTTTGCAGCAAAAGCCGGAGAAGCTGATCGCGATCGGCGAGATTGGGCTGGATCTTTATCGCGAAGATCCGCAATTCGACAGGCAGGAGTTTATCCTCAGCGAGCAGCTGAAGCTGGCGAAGCGTTACGATCTGCCGGTGCTGCTTCACTCCCGCCGTACCCACGACAAGCTGGCGCTGCACCTGAAGCGCTACAATTTACCCAGAACCGGCGTGGTGCACGGTTTTGCCGGAAGCTTGCAGCAGGCAGAACGGTTTATCGCGATGGGTTATCGGATTGGCGTCGGCGGCACCATCACCTATCCCCGAGCCAGCAAAACCCGGGATGTGATGGCTCGCCTTCCGCTTTCATCGCTGTTACTGGAAACCGATGCACCGGATATGCCGTTGAACGGCTGGCAGGGGCAGCCAAACCGCCCGGAACGTGCCGCCAAGGTCTTCGATGCGCTGTGTGAATTACGCCCGGAACCCGCAGAAATCATTGCTAATGCCTTGAAAAACAACGCAGACGAATTATTCGCCTTCTAA
- a CDS encoding NupC/NupG family nucleoside CNT transporter gives MQILMGLIGMVALLLIAVLLSSNRKAINLRTVIGAWLIQIGIGALILYVPVGRKVLLAMSEGVANVIAYGNSGISFLFGGLVSDKMFEVFGGGGFIFALRVLPIIVFFSSLIAVLYYLGVMQLVIRILGGGLRKVLKTSRTESLSATANIFVGQTEAPLVVRPYISTMTRSELFAVMCGGLASVAGSVLAGYAQMGVPLEYLIAASFMAAPGGLLFAKIMLPETETPNDTPELESMKNDPDRPANVLDAAASGAASGMQLALNVGAMLLAFVALIALLNGMLSGIGGWFNYPQLSLELMLGWVFSPVAWLIGVPWSEATVAGSFIGQKLIINEFVAYLNFGAYLKDDAEVAAAGLQVLSGHTKAIISFALCGFANLSSIAILIGGLGSMAPNRRHDVAQLGMKAVAAGTLSNLMSATIAGLFLAL, from the coding sequence ATGCAAATACTCATGGGATTGATCGGCATGGTGGCATTGCTGCTGATCGCCGTTTTACTGTCCAGCAACCGCAAGGCGATCAACCTGCGCACCGTCATTGGCGCGTGGCTTATCCAGATCGGTATCGGGGCGTTGATCCTTTACGTTCCGGTCGGGCGTAAGGTGCTGCTCGCGATGTCTGAGGGGGTGGCTAACGTCATCGCCTACGGCAACTCAGGGATTTCCTTCCTGTTTGGCGGGCTGGTTTCTGACAAAATGTTTGAGGTTTTTGGCGGCGGCGGCTTTATTTTCGCGCTGCGCGTTCTGCCGATTATCGTCTTCTTCTCCTCGCTTATCGCCGTGCTTTACTACCTTGGCGTGATGCAGTTAGTGATCCGTATTCTCGGCGGCGGCCTGCGTAAGGTATTGAAAACCTCCCGCACCGAATCCTTATCGGCGACGGCGAATATTTTCGTTGGCCAAACCGAAGCGCCGCTGGTTGTGCGCCCTTACATCTCAACCATGACCCGCTCTGAGCTGTTTGCAGTAATGTGCGGTGGCCTTGCCTCCGTGGCGGGCTCCGTGCTGGCGGGCTATGCGCAGATGGGCGTGCCGCTGGAATACCTGATTGCCGCGTCCTTTATGGCCGCACCGGGCGGGCTGCTGTTTGCCAAGATAATGCTGCCTGAAACGGAAACCCCGAACGACACCCCGGAGCTGGAGTCGATGAAAAACGATCCGGATCGCCCGGCTAACGTGCTGGATGCGGCGGCTTCGGGCGCAGCTTCCGGGATGCAGCTGGCGCTGAACGTCGGGGCGATGCTGCTGGCATTTGTGGCGCTGATTGCCCTTCTGAACGGGATGCTTTCCGGCATCGGCGGCTGGTTCAACTATCCGCAGCTCTCGCTGGAGCTGATGCTGGGCTGGGTGTTCTCCCCGGTTGCCTGGCTGATTGGCGTGCCGTGGAGTGAGGCAACTGTCGCGGGCTCGTTTATCGGCCAGAAGCTGATCATCAACGAGTTCGTCGCTTACCTGAACTTTGGCGCTTACCTGAAGGATGATGCCGAAGTGGCTGCGGCGGGCCTGCAGGTGCTGTCCGGCCATACCAAAGCGATTATCTCCTTCGCGCTGTGCGGATTTGCTAACCTTTCTTCTATCGCCATTCTGATTGGTGGCCTGGGCAGCATGGCACCAAACCGTCGGCATGATGTGGCTCAGCTGGGCATGAAAGCTGTAGCGGCGGGGACGCTGTCTAACCTGATGAGTGCCACCATCGCCGGGCTGTTCCTGGCGCTGTAA
- the deoC gene encoding deoxyribose-phosphate aldolase — protein sequence MTDLTQSSLRALKLMDLTTLNDDDTNEKVIALCHQAKTPVGNTAAICIYPRFIPIARKTLKEQGTPDIRIATVTNFPHGNDDIDIALAETRAAIAYGADEVDVVFPYRALIAGNEQVGFDLVKACKDACASANVLLKVIIETGELKTEELIRKASAIAIKAGADFIKTSTGKVPVNATPESARIMMEVIRDLGVEKTVGFKPAGGVRSAEDAAQFLAIADDLFGAGWADSRHYRFGASSLLASLLKALGHGDGKSASSY from the coding sequence ATGACCGATTTAACCCAAAGCAGCCTGCGTGCGCTGAAACTGATGGATCTGACTACCCTGAACGACGATGACACTAACGAGAAAGTCATCGCTCTGTGCCATCAGGCAAAAACCCCAGTCGGCAACACCGCTGCGATTTGTATCTACCCGCGTTTTATCCCTATCGCCCGTAAAACCCTGAAAGAGCAGGGCACGCCGGACATCCGCATTGCTACCGTGACCAACTTCCCACACGGTAACGACGATATCGACATCGCGCTGGCAGAAACTCGCGCCGCTATCGCTTACGGCGCGGACGAAGTGGACGTGGTCTTCCCATACCGGGCGCTGATTGCCGGTAACGAGCAGGTAGGCTTCGACCTGGTGAAAGCGTGTAAAGATGCCTGCGCCAGCGCTAACGTACTGCTGAAAGTAATCATCGAAACCGGCGAACTGAAAACTGAAGAACTGATCCGTAAAGCATCAGCTATTGCGATTAAAGCCGGTGCCGACTTCATCAAAACCTCGACCGGTAAAGTGCCGGTTAACGCCACGCCGGAAAGCGCTCGCATCATGATGGAAGTGATCCGCGATTTGGGCGTGGAAAAAACCGTAGGCTTCAAACCAGCCGGTGGTGTTCGCTCCGCTGAAGATGCTGCGCAGTTCCTGGCTATCGCGGACGATCTGTTCGGTGCCGGCTGGGCCGACTCCCGTCATTACCGCTTCGGGGCGTCCAGCCTGTTAGCCAGCCTGCTGAAAGCGCTGGGCCATGGTGACGGGAAAAGCGCCAGCAGCTACTAA